The following proteins are co-located in the Methanobrevibacter ruminantium genome:
- a CDS encoding HIRAN domain-containing protein, with protein MNDEKFNEKYVTVICFNQFHGKKIFKIGSILKLIKEPDNNHDSEAIRVEMRYAGKVGYLANSTKTVVRGTMSSGRVYDKIDDENAYAIVKFISHQNVIAKVIEEDELAELKKDPENDVNFI; from the coding sequence ATGAACGATGAAAAATTTAATGAAAAATATGTAACTGTAATCTGTTTTAACCAATTTCATGGAAAGAAGATATTCAAGATTGGTTCTATTTTAAAGCTTATCAAAGAGCCGGACAACAATCATGATTCAGAAGCAATAAGAGTTGAAATGAGATATGCCGGCAAAGTGGGATACTTGGCTAACAGCACTAAAACTGTTGTTAGAGGTACCATGAGTTCAGGAAGGGTTTATGATAAAATCGATGATGAAAACGCATATGCAATCGTAAAGTTCATTTCTCATCAGAATGTAATTGCTAAAGTCATCGAGGAAGATGAACTTGCTGAACTTAAAAAAGATCCTGAAAATGATGTGAATTTCATTTAA
- a CDS encoding UPF0147 family protein yields the protein MVNETFEEVSAILKHIMENPSVPRNIRRAADESFQTLNDESEDPTVRASAVILKLDEISNDPNIPVHARTLIWEILSKLESITV from the coding sequence ATGGTAAACGAAACTTTTGAAGAAGTATCCGCAATTTTAAAACATATTATGGAAAACCCAAGTGTACCACGTAATATCAGAAGAGCTGCAGATGAATCTTTCCAAACATTAAATGATGAAAGTGAAGATCCAACTGTAAGAGCTAGTGCTGTAATCTTAAAGTTAGATGAAATCAGTAACGACCCTAATATCCCAGTTCATGCAAGAACCTTAATTTGGGAAATCTTATCTAAATTGGAATCTATCACAGTTTAA
- a CDS encoding type II toxin-antitoxin system antitoxin SocA domain-containing protein, with product MDFDKDKFKNVLHFIIYKCGFRNTVGRTVIHKLLYFSDFNYYKEFNQSITNESYIKKERGPMPIHFEMAIENWLRKIR from the coding sequence ATGGACTTTGATAAGGATAAATTCAAGAATGTATTGCATTTCATCATCTACAAATGCGGTTTTAGAAATACTGTTGGAAGAACAGTGATTCACAAGCTGCTTTACTTTTCAGACTTCAATTATTATAAGGAGTTCAACCAATCCATAACAAATGAATCCTACATAAAGAAGGAAAGAGGTCCTATGCCAATTCATTTTGAAATGGCTATAGAGAATTGGTTGAGGAAAATAAGATAA
- a CDS encoding DUF2162 domain-containing protein, translating to MDILSALWQLGVFAAVILFGTKLGIASGLANLSKRNLALLCLAYGGGIMLLSAIASLYTSQMTEIINSYNSIIYLIMAIIMIFSGIYTIKEWKKHENNTMRTTRMILVAPCPCYFGSILASIIMAAPTIGLGAFSLSQYVAIAMVLVILLGYFASNLIVKFLKKPYPIVIGNFMLFLGIYFLLSSILIPNIIQAFNQSMRYMTIPSLTSLALTFLLAIGIAIMGIMISRRNDFLIKF from the coding sequence ATGGATATATTAAGTGCATTATGGCAATTAGGTGTTTTTGCAGCTGTTATTTTATTTGGCACAAAGCTTGGAATAGCCAGTGGATTGGCAAATCTCTCAAAAAGGAATTTGGCTCTATTGTGTTTAGCTTATGGTGGAGGAATAATGCTTCTATCCGCTATCGCTTCCTTGTATACAAGCCAAATGACAGAAATAATTAACAGCTATAACTCTATTATTTACCTAATCATGGCCATCATCATGATTTTTTCAGGAATATATACAATTAAGGAGTGGAAAAAACATGAAAACAACACCATGAGAACTACTAGAATGATTTTAGTTGCTCCTTGTCCCTGCTACTTTGGATCTATTTTAGCCAGCATTATAATGGCAGCTCCTACAATTGGATTAGGTGCATTTTCACTAAGTCAGTATGTTGCCATTGCAATGGTTTTGGTGATATTGCTAGGATATTTTGCATCTAATTTAATAGTTAAATTCCTTAAAAAGCCTTATCCAATCGTTATTGGAAATTTCATGCTGTTTTTAGGAATTTATTTCCTTTTGTCCTCTATATTGATACCTAATATAATTCAAGCATTCAATCAATCCATGAGATACATGACAATTCCTTCTTTAACTTCCTTGGCCTTGACATTTTTGCTTGCTATTGGAATTGCAATTATGGGAATCATGATTTCTCGAAGGAATGATTTTTT